In one Dama dama isolate Ldn47 chromosome 5, ASM3311817v1, whole genome shotgun sequence genomic region, the following are encoded:
- the LOC133057971 gene encoding tubulin alpha-3 chain, whose product MLGSYRPGKLRECISIHVGQAGVQIGNACWELYCLEHGIQPDGQMPSDKTIGGGDDSFNTFFSETGAGKHVPRAVFVDLEPTVVDEVRTGTYRQLFHPEQLITGKEDAANNYARGHYTIGKEIVDLVLDRIRKLADLCTGLQGFLIFHSFGGGTGSGFASLLMERLSVDYGKKSKLEFAIYPAPQVSTAVVEPYNSILTTHTTLEHSDCAFMVDNEAIYDICRRNLDIERPTYTNLNRLIGQIVSSITASLRFDGALNVDLTEFQTNLVPYPRIHFPLATYAPVISAEKAYHEQLSVAEITNACFEPANQMVKCDPRHGKYMACCMLYRGDVVPKDVNAAIATIKTKRTIQFVDWCPTGFKVGINYQPPTVVPGGDLAKVQRAVCMLSNTTAIAEAWARLDHKFDLMYAKRAFVHWYVGEGMEEGEFSEAREDLAALEKDYEEVGVDSVEAEAEEGEEY is encoded by the exons atgttgggctcCTATCGACCTGGGAAGCTT CGCGAGTGCATCTCCATCCACGTGGGGCAGGCGGGCGTCCAGATCGGCAACGCCTGCTGGGAGCTGTACTGCCTGGAGCATGGCATTCAGCCCGACGGCCAGATGCCCAGCGACAAGACCATCGGCGGCGGGGATGACTCCTTCAACACGTTCTTCAGCGAGACGGGGGCCGGCAAGCACGTGCCCAGGGCCGTGTTCGTGGACCTGGAGCCCACCGTGGTCG ACGAGGTGCGCACGGGGACCTACAGGCAGCTCTTCCACCCGGAGCAGCTGATCACCGGGAAGGAAGACGCGGCGAACAACTACGCCCGCGGCCACTACACCATCGGCAAGGAGATCGTCGACCTGGTCCTGGACCGCATCCGCAAGCTG GCGGACCTGTGCACGGGGCTGCAGGGCTTCCTCATCTTCCACAGCTTCGGGGGCGGCACCGGCTCGGGCTTCGCGTCGCTGCTCATGGAGCGGCTCTCGGTGGACTACGGCAAGAAGTCCAAGCTGGAGTTCGCCATCTACCCGGCGCCCCAGGTCTCCACGGCCGTAGTGGAGCCCTACAACTCCATCCTGACCACGCACACGACCCTGGAGCACTCGGACTGCGCCTTCATGGTGGACAACGAGGCCATCTATGATATCTGCCGACGCAACCTGGACATCGAGCGGCCCACCTACACCAACCTCAACCGGCTCATCGGGCAGATTGTGTCCTCCATCACGGCCTCCCTGCGCTTTGACGGCGCCCTCAACGTGGACCTGACCGAGTTCCAGACCAACCTGGTGCCCTACCCCCGCATCCACTTCCCCCTGGCCACGTACGCCCCGGTCATCTCGGCCGAGAAGGCCTACCACGAGCAGCTGTCCGTGGCCGAGATCACCAACGCCTGCTTCGAGCCGGCCAACCAGATGGTCAAGTGTGACCCTCGCCACGGCAAGTACATGGCCTGCTGCATGCTGTACCGGGGGGACGTGGTCCCCAAAGATGTCAACGCGGCCATCGCCACCATCAAGACCAAGCGCACCATCCAGTTTGTGGACTGGTGCCCGACCGGGTTCAAG GTGGGCATCAACTACCAGCCCCCCACGGTGGTCCCGGGGGGCGACCTGGCCAAGGTGCAGCGGGCTGTGTGCATGCTGAGCAACACCACGGCCATCGCCGAGGCCTGGGCCCGCCTGGACCACAAGTTCGACCTCATGTACGCCAAGCGCGCCTTCGTGCACTGGTACGTGGGGGAGGGCATGGAGGAGGGGGAGTTCTCGGAGGCCCGGGAGGACCTGGCGGCGCTGGAGAAGGATTACGAGGAGGTGGGCGTGGACTCGGTGGAGGCGGAGGCCGAGGAAGGGGAGGAGTACTGA